A single window of Actinomycetota bacterium DNA harbors:
- a CDS encoding DEAD/DEAH box helicase: MSPAPDEDRGSAVARFQEGYGFPLDRFQQQAVSALLRGASVLVAAPTGAGKTVVGEFACWYAIDRGGKCFYTTPIKALSNQKYRDLVERHGAANVGLLTGDRSINGEAPVVVMTTEVLRNMLYERSSTLVGLRYVVLDEVHYLADRERGAVWEEVLIQLSEAVQVAALSATVSNAEEFGDWLASVRDGCEVIIEERRPVPLRHHYFVNDRIYPTFTTGRRKSPTAEQQERAAQALAGVPNPEVVMLERRSGRGHRVSSKGRRVRAGPRLRWPARWQVVEELRSRGWLPAIVFVFSRAGCEGAVEELVRAGLKLASKQERRELDAIAEAVATDIPSRDLDVLGYSAWRQALLHGIAAHHAGLVPAFKEAVEVAFQRGLLKLVVATETLALGINMPARTVVIERLEKWDGEQHALLTPGEYTQLTGRAGRRGIDDIGHAVVLYQRDLDFPTVAGLVGTRTYPLRSSFEPSYNMAVNLLRYRSRADAETLLGASFAQFQADRAVAGTGKELARLDDAMRGYSQHLRCDRGDWTEYAALRRELSQREKREARERAATAGDAVRTGLASLLPGDVLALPWLPRRGLAAVVTLRETKRGDVLAQVVTEDRRLERVGTRELDAPPLIAGRVELPTHGNARQREYREVVASRLRSVEPPLEVQPPLPVQQGPSEEVEELRRRVRAHPCHDCPDRSDHERWQHRFDEVARDAERMRRDIQRRTGSLVRQFDRILHVLTDLGYVVDEQPTEVGTTLAGIYAEADLCIAESVRRGVLDGLGAAELAGVAAFFAYEPRGGEATPDPEIPTAGLSSALNEIEGLADHLRRRERQADLEPLRDLDAGFVAPAYRWANGAGLDDALGSLELSGGDFVRVTKQVADLVGQLRDVTTEETSTRARHAVDALRRGIVEA; this comes from the coding sequence GTGAGTCCAGCTCCCGACGAGGATCGCGGGTCGGCGGTCGCCCGGTTCCAGGAGGGCTACGGCTTCCCGCTGGACCGCTTCCAGCAGCAGGCGGTCTCCGCGTTGCTGCGGGGTGCATCCGTGCTCGTCGCCGCCCCGACCGGCGCCGGCAAGACCGTCGTGGGCGAGTTCGCTTGCTGGTACGCGATCGACCGGGGAGGGAAGTGCTTCTACACGACGCCGATCAAGGCCCTGTCGAACCAGAAGTACCGCGACCTCGTTGAGCGGCACGGTGCAGCCAACGTCGGGCTGTTGACCGGCGACCGCTCGATCAACGGCGAGGCGCCGGTGGTCGTCATGACCACCGAGGTCCTCCGCAACATGCTCTACGAGCGCTCGTCGACGCTCGTGGGTCTGCGCTACGTGGTGCTCGACGAGGTGCACTACCTCGCTGACCGCGAGCGCGGAGCGGTGTGGGAGGAGGTGCTGATCCAACTGAGCGAGGCCGTGCAGGTCGCGGCGCTCTCGGCCACCGTCAGCAACGCCGAGGAGTTCGGTGACTGGCTCGCGTCCGTCCGCGACGGTTGCGAGGTGATCATCGAGGAGCGTCGCCCCGTGCCGTTGCGCCACCACTACTTCGTCAACGACCGCATCTACCCCACGTTCACGACCGGCCGACGCAAGTCACCGACGGCCGAGCAGCAGGAACGAGCCGCCCAGGCACTCGCCGGCGTCCCCAACCCCGAGGTCGTGATGCTGGAGCGCCGGTCCGGACGGGGCCACCGGGTCTCCAGCAAGGGCCGTCGGGTGAGAGCTGGCCCCCGGCTGCGGTGGCCGGCTCGCTGGCAGGTGGTCGAGGAGCTCCGGTCGCGCGGTTGGCTGCCGGCGATCGTGTTCGTGTTCAGCCGCGCTGGGTGCGAGGGCGCGGTGGAGGAGCTCGTCCGGGCGGGCCTCAAGCTGGCCAGCAAGCAGGAGCGGCGGGAGCTCGACGCCATCGCGGAAGCGGTCGCCACCGACATCCCCTCACGCGACCTCGACGTACTGGGCTACTCGGCGTGGCGCCAAGCTCTGCTTCACGGTATCGCCGCCCACCACGCCGGACTCGTCCCGGCGTTCAAGGAGGCGGTCGAGGTGGCGTTCCAGCGCGGCCTGCTCAAGCTCGTCGTGGCGACCGAGACGTTGGCCCTCGGGATCAACATGCCCGCGCGCACCGTGGTCATCGAACGGCTCGAGAAGTGGGATGGCGAGCAGCACGCGCTGCTCACGCCGGGCGAGTACACCCAGCTGACAGGTCGGGCGGGGCGTCGCGGGATCGACGACATCGGTCACGCGGTGGTGCTCTACCAGCGCGATCTCGACTTCCCGACCGTTGCTGGGTTGGTGGGCACCCGCACGTACCCGCTGCGGTCGTCGTTCGAGCCGTCGTACAACATGGCGGTCAACCTGCTGCGCTACCGCTCGCGCGCGGACGCCGAGACCCTGCTCGGTGCGTCGTTCGCGCAGTTCCAGGCGGACCGCGCGGTCGCCGGCACCGGCAAGGAGCTGGCACGTCTCGACGATGCCATGCGTGGCTACTCCCAGCACCTGCGGTGCGACCGAGGCGACTGGACGGAGTACGCCGCGCTCCGTCGCGAGCTGAGTCAGCGGGAGAAACGGGAGGCACGGGAGCGGGCGGCCACGGCCGGCGATGCCGTCCGGACGGGACTCGCGAGCCTCCTCCCGGGTGATGTGCTGGCGCTGCCGTGGCTGCCGCGTCGCGGCTTGGCGGCGGTCGTGACGTTGCGCGAGACCAAGCGGGGCGACGTGCTCGCGCAGGTCGTGACCGAGGACCGCCGGCTCGAACGCGTCGGGACGCGCGAACTCGACGCACCACCCTTGATCGCCGGTCGGGTCGAACTGCCGACCCACGGCAACGCCCGGCAGCGGGAGTACCGCGAGGTCGTCGCCTCGCGGCTGCGATCGGTGGAGCCGCCGCTAGAGGTGCAGCCCCCGCTGCCGGTGCAGCAGGGCCCGTCCGAGGAGGTCGAGGAGCTCCGGCGCCGCGTCCGCGCGCACCCGTGCCACGACTGTCCCGACCGCAGCGACCACGAACGCTGGCAGCACCGCTTCGACGAGGTGGCGCGCGATGCCGAGCGCATGCGTCGTGACATCCAGCGGCGGACCGGTTCGCTGGTGCGGCAGTTCGACCGCATCCTGCACGTGCTGACGGACCTGGGGTACGTCGTGGACGAGCAGCCGACCGAGGTGGGGACGACCCTCGCCGGGATCTACGCGGAGGCGGACCTCTGCATCGCCGAGAGCGTCCGGCGTGGGGTCCTGGACGGCCTCGGTGCGGCGGAGCTGGCCGGTGTGGCAGCGTTCTTCGCCTACGAGCCGCGTGGCGGCGAGGCCACCCCCGATCCCGAGATCCCGACGGCCGGTCTGAGCTCCGCCCTGAACGAGATCGAGGGTCTCGCGGATCACCTGCGTCGCCGGGAGCGGCAGGCCGATCTCGAACCGCTGCGCGACCTGGACGCGGGGTTCGTCGCCCCGGCGTACCGGTGGGCGAACGGGGCGGGTCTGGATGACGCGCTGGGCTCACTCGAGCTGTCCGGCGGTGACTTCGTGCGGGTGACCAAGCAGGTCGCGGACCTCGTGGGCCAGCTGCGTGACGTCACGACCGAGGAGACGTCCACCCGAGCACGCCACGCCGTCGATGCGCTGCGGCGGGGCATCGTCGAGGCGTGA